The nucleotide window GCGCCGCCGCCGTCACCGAGGTCCCCTGCCCCGGCCTCGCCGATGCCCTGCAGCACGCCGACGAGCCCGCCATCGACCGTGCCATCGCGGCCGCCGCCGCCCTCACCCCGCCGGACGTACGGGCCGTCGTTCTCGGCTGCACCCACTACGAACTGGTCGGCGAGCGCATCCGCGCCGCCGTTCAGCAGCCCGGCCGTGAGCCGGTCGCCCTGCACGGCTCCGCCGACGCCGTCGCCGCCCAGGCGCTGCGCCGCATCGGCGCCGGAACCCCTCCGTCGGCCGAACCCGCCGGAACCCTCGCGGTCATCCTCGGCGGACACGCCGCCGAACTGCCGGAAGCCGCTCTGGCCTACGAGGAAGGGCGTCTGCTGAAGGCGCTCAACCTCGTCCGCTGACCGCCCGGACCGTCCCCGACGGGGCCGACAGCCCCTCCTCGGCACGCGAAGTCTGCGTACGCTTCCTGGCATGAGGGACCACACCGGCAAGGACAGCCACGGTTCGAGCGAGGCCCCGTCCGCTGTCTGGCACGGCCGTGCGACCAACCGTGCCCAGTGGCTGCTCGCGATAGCGGGCGCGGGGTGCGTGGCTCTCGGTATCCAGCTGGCCGTCGGCTCGGCCTGGACCTCCGGAGTCGCCCCGCTGCTGATGTCCGTCATCGGCTGCATCGCCGCCGGACTGCTCATCCTGTTCGGCACCCTCGCCTTCGTCCACGTGGTGGTCAGGGTCGACGGCGACGCCCTGGAGGTGCGCTGCGGCCACATGGGTCTGCCGCGCCGCCGCATTCTTCTCACGCACGTGGTGGGCGCGGACTTCGTCCCCAGGGTCACTCCGCGCGAATGGGGCGGCTGGGGCTACCGCTGGCGCCCCGAGCAGGGCACGGCCGTGGTGGTGCGCAGGGGCGAGGGCCTGGTGCTGCGACTCGGCGACGGCAGAACCTTCACGGTCACGGTGGACGACGCGGAAGTGGCGGTGCGGTTCATCCGCGACCGTCTGCACCTGTCTGCGACGGGTCCTCGGGCGACGTGAGCCTGAAGCGGACGGCGTGACGCGCCTCCTTCCTGCTCCGCCCGTCGGCTGTCGCTCTGCCGTCGCGCGCGCCGTTCACCCCGTCAGCCCCGATGCCCTTCCGCCCCGGTCCCGGCCGGACCGTCCCGGCCCGTCGTGCCCACAGGCTGCCGCCGTAGACTCCGCCAGGTGAGCGCCACCATCACCTCCACAGACGAATCGCCGTCCGCCCCCGCCGCCCGCGGCAGGAGGCTGGGGGCGCGGTTCGTCCGCCCGCCCGCGGCCGTGTTCTCCGGACTGCTGCTGTACGCGAGCTTCCCGCCGCGTCCCCTGTGGTGGCTGGTTCTGCCGGGCTTCGCCCTGCTCGGCTGGGTCCTCTTCGGGCGCGGGCTGCGCGCCGCGTTCGGTCTGGGGCTCCTCGCGGGTCTCGGCTTCATGCTGCCGCTGCTCCACTGGACCGGTGAGGAGGTCGGCCCCGTACCGTGGCTGGCGCTCGCCGTAGCGGAGGCGCTCTTCATCGCGGTGGGCTGCGTCGGGATCAGCGCCGTCACCCGTCTCGCGTACTGGCCGGTCTGGGCCGCGGCCGTCTGGACGCTCGACGAAGCGCTCCGGGCCCGTGTGCCGTTCGGCGGATTCCCCTGGGGAAAGATCGCCTTCGGCCAGGCGGAGAGCACGTTCCTCCCGCTCGCGGCACTGGGCGGCACCCCGCTGCTCTCCTTCGCGGTGGTGCTGTGCGGCTTCGGGCTCTTCGAAGCGGTACGCCAGTTCCGTAGGTACCGTGTCACCGGCGCCGTCCCCCGGGCCGCGATCGCCGTGGCGGCCGCGACGGTCGCCGTACCCGTGGCGGCCGCGTTCGCGGCGCTGCCCCTCGTCGACTCCTCGGCCGAGGACGGCACCGCGACCGTCGCCGCGATCCAGGGCAATGTGCCCCGTCTGGGCCTCGACTTCAACGCCCAGCGCCGCGCGGTCCTGGACAACCACGCCGACCGCACGGAACAGCTCGCCCGTGAGGTGAAGGCGGGCACGGTGCCCCAGCCGGACTTCGTCCTGTGGCCGGAGAACTCCTCCGACCTCGATCCGTACCGCAACCCCGACGCGCGCGACGTGATCGACGACGCCGTCAGGGCGATAGGCGTACCCACCGTCATCGGCGCCGTGGTCTCCCCGGAAACGGGCCCTCTGCGCAACACCCTCATCAAGTGGGACCCGGCGGCCGGTCCCGTCGCCACGTACGACAAGCGCCACATCCAGCCGTTCGGTGAGTACATGCCGATGCGTTCCTTCGTCCGGATCTTCAGCAAGGACGTCGACCGGGTGCAGCGGGACTTCGGACCCGGCAGGAAGGTCGGCGTATTCGACCTGGCGGGTACGAAGGTGGGGCTCGTCACCTGTTACGAGGCGGCGTTCGACGACGCGGTACGCGACACGGTCAAGAACGGTGGGCAGCTCATCGCGGTACCGAGCAACAACGCCACCTTCGGGCGCAGCGAGATGACGTACCAGCAACTGGCGATGAGCCAGGTGCGGGCGGTCGAACACGGCCGGTCCGTCGTCGTACCCGTCACCAGCGGCGTCAGCGCCGTGATCCGGCCGGACGGCACGATCGTACGGAAGACGGAGATGTTCACCCCGGCCGCCTTGGTCGACGAGGTGCCCCTGCGGTCCTCACTGACCCCCGCGACCCGCATGGGCCCGCTGCCCGAGGGGATTCTCGCGCTCCTCGCCCTGGCCGGCCTCGGCTGGGTGACGGTCCGCGGCGTACGCGCCCGCAGGCTGCGCGGGGCGACCGCCCCCGAGACCGGTGGCTCTGCCACGTAGGCTCGGCGCATGGCTACTCCCGACTTCATCCGAGAGATCCGCGCGACCGCGGGCCACCAACTCCTTCTCCTGCCCGGGGTCACCGCGATCGTCTTCGACGACGAGGGCAGGGTGCTGCTGGGCCGGCGCTCCGACACCGGTAAGTGGTCCGTCATCGGCGGGATCAGCGAACCGGGGGAGGAGCCCGCGGCCACGGCCGAACGCGAGGTGTACGAGGAGACCGCCGTGCACTGCGTGGCGGAGCGGGTGGTGCTCACCCAGGCACTGCAGCCCGTGCAGTACGCCAACGGCGACCGGTGCCAGTACCTCGACGTCACCTTCCGTTGCCGGGCAACAGGTGGTGAGGCGAAGGTCAACGACGACGAGTCGCTGGAGGTGGGCTGGTTCTCCATCGACGCGCTGCCGCCGCTGAACGAGTTCGCCCTGTTCCGGATCAAGCAGGCACTCACCGACGGACCGACCTGGTTCGCGCGCACTCCCCGGGCCGAGCAGCCGTAGACAGGGCGGAAGGGGCCGCCCATCACCTCACGGTGGCGGGCGGCCCCTTCCGCACGGAGCCGGGCAAGGGCGGAGCGGCCCTCAGACGCTGCGGGCGTCGGCGGGCACCGCGGCCTGCGCGTCCGATGCCTTTCCGTGCTCCGCCCCGATGTCCGACAGGTCCCGGTTGCGGGTCTCCTTCGCACACAGGATCGCCACCATCGTGAGCAGCGCCGCGGCGATGACGTACAGGGCGATCGGCGTCGAGTTGCCGTAGTGGTCGAGCAGCGCGGTGGCGATCAGAGGCGCCGGCGCTCCGGCCGCGACCGACGAGAACTGCGCACCGATGGACGCCCCCGAGTACCGCATCCGCGTCGCGAACATCTCCGAGAAGAAGGCGGCCTGCGGTGCGTACATCGCGCCGTGGAATACGAGGCCGACCGTGATGGCGAGCAGCAGGTTCCCGAAGCTCCGGGTGTCGATCAGGGCGAAGAACGGGAACATCCACAACCCCACGCCGACCGCACCGATGAGATAGACCGGCCGGCGCCCGATCCGGTCGGACAACGCGCCCCACAGCGGAATCACGACGAAGTGCACGGCGGAGGCGACCAGTACGGCGTTGAGGGCCGTCTGCCTGCTCAGGTCCGCCTCTATCGTCGCGTACACCAGGATGAACGCCGTGATGACGTAGTAGCTGATGTTCTCCGCCATCCGAGCGCCCATGGCGATGAGAACGTCCCGCCAGTGATGCCGCATCACGGCGACCAGGGGCATCCTCTCGGCCTTCTCGCTGGTTGCCTTGCGTGCCGAAGCCTGGGCCAGAGCGGCCTTGAAGACGGGTGATTCATCGACAGAGAGACGAATCCACAAGCCGACCATCACGAGCACGCCGGAGAGCAGGAAGGGGATGCGCCATCCCCAGGCCAGGAACGCCGCGTCGGACATCAGCGCCGTGAGCGCCGCGAGCACGCCGGTAGCCAGCAACTGACCTGCCGGGGCGCCGGTCTGCGGCCAGGACGCCCAGAAGCCGCGCCGCTCGGCGTCACCGTGCTCCGACACCAGCAGCACGGCCCCGCCCCATTCGCCACCGAGTGCGAATCCCTGCACGAGACGCAGGACCGTGAGCAGAACCGGGGCGGCGGACCCGATGGCGGCGTGCGTCGGCAGCAGCCCTATGCAGAACGTCGCGCCGCCCATCAGCAGCAGACTCAGCACCAGCAGCTTCTTGCGCCCGAGCCGGTCTCCGTAGTGGCCGAACACCAGGGCACCGATGGGCCGGGCGGCGAAGCCGACCGCGTACGTGAGGAAGGAGAGGAGAGTGCCGACGAGCGGATCGGACCCGGGGAAGAACAGCTTGTTGAAGACCAGCGCGGCGGCCGACCCGTAGAGGAAGAAGTCGTACCACTCGATGGTCGTTCCGACGAGGCTGGCGGCGACGATCCGGCGAAGGTTCGAAGGTGCTGGTGGAGAGGTTGCTGGGGCGGCCATGGATACCACTTCCGGGCGGTTGGCGGGGACGTATGCGTGTCGCCACACCGTAGGAAGGGGCAGGTCAGGGGCGTATGTGGCGGGACACCATATTTCTGGTGGCTGGTGTGCGTGCTGCCGCTACGGGGAGGTGGTGCGGATCTGTTTCGTCCGTATCGGGGTGGACGGGCCGGGCGGGAGCGTGCTGTCCGATTTGCACTGTTCGCTCCCGTCTGCCGACCTGGACCCCGCGGTCGCGAACCGGACGATCCGACCGCCCCGGCGACGAGGCCGGACGCCTCGCGACTCCGGCGGGCCTGGAACAAGACGTGGTACGCCAGGAGAAGACCGGAAGGAATCGAGAGTAATAGCCACCGCCCCCTCCCCTCGCTCAACTTTCATTTTCCTCGTAAGGGAATTTTGACTCAGGGGCGCATCTTTCGACCCTCGCACGGATGGCGCGCGCACGGCGCCCCGTCCGAGAGTGCTTCCCGCCTGGCGCTTTGGTGCCACTTCCGCGTCGGAACCGGTTTGGCCTGCACCAACGCCAAGGGCCGGTATGTCCGGGCAGCCAGTGGTCGAGACCAATAGCAGGGCGCGACGGCCCTCCTTGGGCCCTTGCGTGACCGGCCGTCAGGCTCGATCCTGCAATTTCTCCGCACCGGCCGAAACCGCGGAGTCAGGTTCTTTCAGAACTACTTGGGCGGAGATTGACGTGAGTCGAGCGAAGACGGTTCTGCGCAGAACGGCTGTCATGGCCGGTGCGCTGATGACGGCGGCGGCAGTCACGATGACGGGAGCCTCCACGGCCGCGGCCGTGGACTACTACTACGAGCTGCCGTACCCGGCGGGCGAGGCCTACACGGTCACCCAGGGACCGGAGGGCACGTACTCGCACACCGGTCCGTACAACGAGTACGCCTGGGACTTCGGGCTTCCGGCGAACTACGAGGTCTCCGCCGCGCAGGCGGGCACGATCGTCCACTCCAACTGGTCGCCGTACTGGCAGAACGGCATCGAGGTGATCATTCGGCACTCGAACGGCCAGTGCACCCACTACGCGCACCTGAACAGGTCGTTCTACGAGCCGGGCGACTGGGTCCCGCAAGGCCGGATCGTCGGCTGGTCCGGCAGCACGGGCGCCTCCACGGCCCCGCACCTGCACTTCCAGGTGATCAACTGCAACACCCGCGTGGGTCTGCCCGCCACGCTGCAGGGCTGGACGCCTTACACCGGGACCCGCCCGGTCAGCGTGAACTCGTACGCCTGATCCCACCGGCCCCGCTCCGTACCGTCCGAAGGCGCCCGCACCCCTGGGTCCGGGCACCTTGCGACACCTCGGAGGGACGGCTCGCCCGCCCGCTCGGCCCAGGATGGCGTAACCGCCCCGCGGACCACCGAAGACGGCGACGCGGTCCGGGGCCGCGAATCCTGCTCGACGGCCCGGTCGACGGCGTCGATGAGGTCGTCGTGCGCCGCCCGGACCGGCGTCAGCCCGGCGCGGCCCGCGTGCCCCATGCGGTCGTGAGTCCGTCAAGCCACGCCGGGGGGAGTTCCGCCCGCTCCCACTCCGTTCGGAGCGCCGAAGGCGCGGTGCTGAGGCGTTCGAGCACGGCGATGCTCGTGGGGGAGTGGAGGAGGGAGTAGCGGCCGTGGACGGCGATGCGGCTGCGGGGCCCGTACTGGGCGTACAACTGGGCCAGCCGCTCCCGGTGGGTCTCGGTGAACTCCTTCAGCCTCCCGGCGTACCCGACCCGCCCCACGACGCTCATCGTGCCGAGCACCGCCGTGAGGACCTCGTCCGACACCTCGGGGTCGAGGCTCGAGGCATCGCTGAACGAGAGATAGAGCGGCGTCACGGCGACCTTCGCGAGTTCTACGTCCATCCTGCCGACGAGGTGATGGCCCGGTGCGGCGTCGTCCCCCACCGCGTCGGACATCGCCGGACCGATGGCGCGCTCCAGGGCGCGCTCGGCGATGCGGACGAGCGCGTCGCCGACCGCCCGGGCGCCGTCGTGCCAGCCGGTGGCGTACGGCTCCCCGTTCTCGCCGGGAGGTGCGGCCGCCTTCCCTGCCTCACTGTGCGCTTCCGCGATCGCCCCTGCCTCCACGAGCGCGATCAGCTCCTCGGCCTCGTCCCTGAACACCCCCGAGCGGCTCAGGAGTTCGAAGAGGGTCTTCTTCGCGTTGAGGACGCTGGCGGAGTCCAACGGGTGCCTGCCTATCTCAGCGGTGTTGATCGTGTCCTCCTCGTCGGCCCGGATCCGGTGCTCGGGGCGGGACGCGGCGCGCTCGTCCCGCCCGCCGTGCCTCGGCTGTGTGGCGTCCGGCGGGCGCTGCCCAGGTCTCAAGTCTCCACGAAACGAACGGTCATCGCCGCACCTGGGCTCCTCGGAGCGTCCCGCGTGTCCGTACGGCGACCGGAAGCAGGGCCCTTCGCCGTCGGACGGGCCGCGCCCCCTCCCGTACTCCTCGCCTTCGGCGTCGCGGCGGTACGGAAAACATGGGGGGCTGTTCCCCATGCGCAGGCTCTGCCCTCCGTACCAGGATCGGCCACGGCGCCGAGCGGTCGGCCCGGGTCACGGAGGAGGGACGATGGCGGCGGAGGCAGGACGGATGCGGGACGGGGCTTCGCTGTCGGCGGCCGGACGCTGGTGGGAGGCCGGGCTGGTCTGCGGTGAAGAGGGTGGAGAGCGGCCGGACTGGGCGGCGCTGGCGGAAGAGGTGTCGGACACCGCACCCGAGAAGGCCGTGGCCCCGGCGGGGGAGTATCCCGGGCTGAGCGGGTTCGAGTGGGTGCTGCGGCCGTTCACCGTCTGCGCGGCGGAACGGCTGGAGCGGGGCGTGTCGGAGCAGGCGCGGAGGCTCGTGGACATGACCGCCGTACGAGGCGACCTGGAGCGGCAGCTCAGCGGCAGGCTTGCACGGGCGGCGGCCCGGACACTGGTGCTCGAGCTGCACGAGGCGCGGACCGCCGGACGGCTCGACGGGGAGGACACGCACGCCCGCTTCCGGGACTTCCTGGGACGCACCGCGTCCCGGAGCGGCCTGGCGGCACTGCTGGCCGACCGGCCGGTGCTGGCGCGGATCGTGGGGCGGGCGGCGCTCGACGCGGCGGACGCGCTGGCCGAGGCGCTGGAGCGTCTGGCGGACGACCATGCGCTTTTGACCACCGGCCTCCTGAAGGATTCCGGTGCGGGCCCGGGGCTGCTCACGGGTATCGAACCCGGCGCCGGCGACGGGCACCAGGGCGGGCGGAGCGTGATGCTGCTGCGCTTCGCCGACGGGACGCGACTGGTGTACAAGCCCCGGCCGCTCGCCGCCCACCGCCACTTCAACGCCCTCGTCACCTGGTTCAGCCGGCAGCCCGGCTCCGTGGATCTCCGGACCCTGCGGCTGCTCGACCGGGGTACCTACGGGTGGGTGGAGTTCGTTGCCGCGCACTCGTGCGTCCGTGCCGCGGACGTCGAGATGTTCTACCGGCGCCAAGGCGCACTGCTGGCACTGCTGCACCTCCTCGACGGGACCGACCTGCACCACGAGAACCTGATCGCCGTCGGCCCCCACCCGGTGCTGGTCGACGTGGAGACCCTGTTCCATCCCCCGCTGCCGGGCGCGGCCACGGAGGACCCGGCCGCCCGCGCACTCCATGACTCCGTGTACCGGGTGGGGTTGCTGCCGCAGCTTCTGGTGGGCGACGACAGTGCCATGGACGTGTCCGCGGTCGGTGGAGGGCGCGAGGCTGTGTCGCCCGTGGCCCGGGCGGACTGGGACGACGCCGGCACCGACCGGATGCGCCTGGTGCGCAGGGCCGGGACATTCGGTGAGTCCGCCAATCGTCCACACCTGGAAGGCGGCGAGCCCGTCGAGCCGGGAGCCCACATCGAAGCGCTGTGTGCCGGCTTCCGCGCCGGGTACACGGCGATCAGCTCGGCCAGGGACGAACTGCTCCACGAGTCGGGCCCGTTGCGGGCGTTCGCCGAGGACACGGTGCGCGTGGTGATGCGTCCCACCTGGGTCTACGGCACGCTGCTCGACGAGTCGACCCACCCCGGTCTGCTGAAGGACGCGGACGCACGGCAGCGGGTCCTGGAGACCCTGCGGACCGAGGTGTTCGGCCCTCTCCTCGTGCCAGGCCTGGTCGATGAGGAGATCGCCCAGCTCTGGGCGGGGGACGTGCCCCTGTTCACCGCCCGCCCCGGTGGGGACCGGCTGTGGGGCGCGCCCCAGCGGCCGACGGCCGGGCGCGCCGACCGGCCCGGACTCGCTCGCGTCGAGGCCAAACTCACCGCGCTGAACACGGTGGACCGACAGGATCAGGAGTGGATCGTGCGGGCCGCGATGTCGACGACCTCCCGTACGCCCGCGCACCGGCCGGCCGCGGGCCGACGCGCTCGTACGGCGGACCGTGCCCCGGAGCCGGAGCGGCTGCTGTCCGCGGCCCGGTCCGTAGGGGACCAACTGGTCTCCCTCGCCTACCGCGAAGGCGCACGCAGCAACTGGATCGGTCTGGAGCTCCTGGACGACCGCTACTGGCGCATCGGCCCGATGCCGGCCGACCTGGCCGGCGGCTACACCGGACCCGCGCTGTTCCTCGCCCAGTTGGCCGCCCTCACCGGGGCCGCACACTACGCGGAGGCAGCCCGTACCGCCCTGGCGCCGGTGCCCGGGCTGCTCGACGCGCTGCGCGCCCGGCCCACGGACCTCGGCGCGGTGGGCTCGGGAGCCTTCTCCGGCCTGGGGGGCATCGCGTACGCGCTCGCCGGGGCAGCACGGCTGCTGGACGATCCCGAGGTCGGATCATGGGCGTCCGCCATGCTGCCGCTGGTCGGAGCGGCGGCCAGCGCCGAGGGTGAGCTCGGGGTGGGCTCGGGTGTCGCCGGTGGGCTCGCCGTCCTGCTGGCCACCCACCGGGACGGCGTCGGAACGGGCGAGGCAGGGCAGGAGGCGTGGCGAGCCGCGCGCGTCTGCGCCGACCGGTTGGCTGCCGTCGATCCCACGTCGCTCCGGCGGGATTTCACCACAGGGGCCGCCGGGGTCGGATGGGCCCTCCTGCGATACGCCGAGGCGGAGGCCGAGGGCGGCGCAGGGACCGGGGGCGAGGCCGCCGAGCGGTACAGGGTCGCAGGGCTCTCCGCGCTCCGGGTGGCAGTCGGCGGCTGGACCGACGGCGAGCCGGGACCCGACGGCGGCCGGGGACCCGACGGCGGCCCGGAGGCCGGTCGGGGAGCGCCGGGCAGGGGCCACGGGGGAGCCCCTGCCCATGCGCCGGCCGGTGAGGAGGAGGACGGCGCACGGGCCTCGGCCTGGTGCCGGGGACGGGCCGGCGTCGCGCTTGCGGTGCTGGACGCGCCGGGCGCGCTGGAAGACCCGCAGCTCGCGGCCTGGTCCCGCGGGACCGCCGAGGAGCTGGGCCGGGACCGGGCCGTCCCCGACGACAGCCTGTGCCACGGCGAGGCCGGACTGTGCGAACTCCTGGGCCACGGAGCGCTGCCGGAGGCACGCCCGCACTGGATCCGCCGGGCCGGAGCGCTTCTGGCGTCCGTCGAGGAGACGGGTGCCCGGAGCGGGGCCCCGGACGGCGTCGCACACCCCGGCCTGCTGACCGGGCTGGCAGGAATCGGGCACGGCCTTCTCCGGGCAGGGTTCCCGGACAGCGTTCCCTCCGTGCTTCTCCTGGGGCCGTCCGGACCTGGGCCCGACCCGAAGGACGCGCCGCCCTGGGCCTTGTCCGCCACCGGACTGCCCGCCCGCTGACCGTGGCAGCAGGAAGCCACGCAGCTCCTGGACCGCACCACCAGGCACACCGCACAACCAGGCACACCGCACCACCGCACAGCTCGGCACGACCACCACTCCCGCGGACGAAGGACGAGTGAGGACCATGCAGATCAGTGACTCGGTGAGATACGCAGACGGCGGCGCAGGCTCGGAGACCGCGGCCCAGGACCACCCGGTGGGCGAGGTGACACTCGGGGCGAGCGGGGCGCTGGGGCTGCGCAGCCGCATGCTCGGAACGGGGAACGCGGGTACTGCGCCCTTCATGGACACGCCCTTCACCACCGCGACCGTGCCGTTGTGCTGACGGGAGGACGCTCACGTCACCCGGTGCCGGGTGAGGGATGACGCCCTGACGGAGCGAGCGAGGGCCGGGGTCTCCCCGGCCCTCTGCCATGAGCCAAAAGGAGCAAGTAACCTGCGCTCATGCGGGCGACGTCGTCGGTCATCGTGGGTCGGGAAGCCGAGATCGGGCTGCTGGACGAGGCCCTGGCAGGTGTCAGGAGAGGAGCGGGACGAGCGGTGTTCCTCGTCGGCGAGGCGGGGATCGGCAAGTCCCGCCTGGCAGGCGAGTGCGCCCTTCGCGCGTACGGCCTGGATGTGCCGGTGCTGCGCGGCCGGGCGACGTCCACCGGGCTCGTCGTGCCCTTCCGGCCGTTGATCGAGGCGCTGTCCTCGCGGTTCCGGGCCGCGGGTGCCCCGGACGATCCGGAACTCGTCCCCTACCGCCCGGCCCTGGCCGGTCTGGTTCCGGAGTGGCGGGCCGGCGCGGTGGCGCCCGGATATGCGATCTCGCTGGTGGAACTGGCCGAGGCCCTGCTCAGACTGCTGGCGGTGCTCGGCCGCGAGCAGGGCTGCGTCATTCTGCTGGAGGACCTGCACGACTCCGACACCGAGACGATCGCGGTCGTCGAGTACGTCGTCGACAACCTGGCGGACCTGCCGGTGCTGCTGGTCGGCACGCTGCGACCGGACCCCGGTCCGGCGCTGGACCTCGCACTCGCCGCGGAACTCCGCAACACCGCCTCGCTGCGGGAGTTACGGCCGCTGGACGAGGCAGCGGTCCGGGACATGGTCGACGCGTTCCTGGACGCCGGACCTGGTGAGGTGCCTCCGGCCGCCCACCGGTACCTCTCCCAGCGGGCGGGAGGCAGTCCCTACCTGGTGGAGGTCCTGCTGGCCGACATGCTGGACACGAGACGGCTGAGCAGGGCGGACGGCCGGTGGGAACTCGACGATTCGGGGGAGGTGGCGGTGCCGACGGGCGCGGTCCGTAGCTGGGCGCGCCGACTGGACCGGCTCGACGAGCCCGTCCGCGAACTCGTCCTCATCGCGGCCACCCTCGGCGGCAGGTTCTCCGTCGGAGCCCTGAGGTCGGTGACCGGGCTGGACGACCGGGCGCTGTTCGCGCATCTACGGGCGGCCTCGGAAGCGGGGATCATCGCTCCGGACGGTGCCGCGCACGACCACTACACGTTTCGCCACGTCCTGACGGCTGACGCGCTGAAGGCCTCACTACCGCCCGCCGAGCAGGCCGCGCTGGCCCGGCGCTCGGCCTCGGCCATCGAGGAGTCCGTCGGCGCACTCTCCGGCGAGGAACGCCAACTGGTGGCCACCCTGCGGTTGGCGGCGGGTGAGAACGCCGTGGCGTCCCGGCAGTTCGCCCAGGTCGGACGGCAGATGCTGGATGCGGGGGCGTCGGGCTCGGCCGCCGTACTGCTGGAGCGCGCCCGGGGACTGGCGGCCGAGGAGGAACGGGACGAGATCACGGTGCAGTTGGCGATCGCCCAGGCCGAATCCGGGCGGCTCGACGCGGCGTCCGTGCTGCTCGACGACCTGCCGCCGACGCCCGCCGGGTCGCAGGCCGCGGAGGACAGGGCCCAGGCCCACACGCAGGTCGCATGGGTCGCGACCATGGCGGAGCAGCAGAAGGAGGCGCGCCGCCACATACGGGCGGCCCGCGCCCTGTTCGGGGCCGAACCGCGCCCGGAGCAGGAAGCGGCGC belongs to Streptomyces finlayi and includes:
- a CDS encoding glutamate racemase, whose translation is MKIALMDSGIGLLPMAAAVRRLRPGADLVLSCDPEGMPWGLRTPQDVTERALAVARAAALHRPDALIVACNTASVHTLPALRAALEPALPVIGTVPAIKPAATGGGSVAIWATPATTGSPYQRALIRDFAGAAAVTEVPCPGLADALQHADEPAIDRAIAAAAALTPPDVRAVVLGCTHYELVGERIRAAVQQPGREPVALHGSADAVAAQALRRIGAGTPPSAEPAGTLAVILGGHAAELPEAALAYEEGRLLKALNLVR
- the lnt gene encoding apolipoprotein N-acyltransferase yields the protein MSATITSTDESPSAPAARGRRLGARFVRPPAAVFSGLLLYASFPPRPLWWLVLPGFALLGWVLFGRGLRAAFGLGLLAGLGFMLPLLHWTGEEVGPVPWLALAVAEALFIAVGCVGISAVTRLAYWPVWAAAVWTLDEALRARVPFGGFPWGKIAFGQAESTFLPLAALGGTPLLSFAVVLCGFGLFEAVRQFRRYRVTGAVPRAAIAVAAATVAVPVAAAFAALPLVDSSAEDGTATVAAIQGNVPRLGLDFNAQRRAVLDNHADRTEQLAREVKAGTVPQPDFVLWPENSSDLDPYRNPDARDVIDDAVRAIGVPTVIGAVVSPETGPLRNTLIKWDPAAGPVATYDKRHIQPFGEYMPMRSFVRIFSKDVDRVQRDFGPGRKVGVFDLAGTKVGLVTCYEAAFDDAVRDTVKNGGQLIAVPSNNATFGRSEMTYQQLAMSQVRAVEHGRSVVVPVTSGVSAVIRPDGTIVRKTEMFTPAALVDEVPLRSSLTPATRMGPLPEGILALLALAGLGWVTVRGVRARRLRGATAPETGGSAT
- a CDS encoding NUDIX hydrolase; protein product: MATPDFIREIRATAGHQLLLLPGVTAIVFDDEGRVLLGRRSDTGKWSVIGGISEPGEEPAATAEREVYEETAVHCVAERVVLTQALQPVQYANGDRCQYLDVTFRCRATGGEAKVNDDESLEVGWFSIDALPPLNEFALFRIKQALTDGPTWFARTPRAEQP
- a CDS encoding MFS transporter; this encodes MAAPATSPPAPSNLRRIVAASLVGTTIEWYDFFLYGSAAALVFNKLFFPGSDPLVGTLLSFLTYAVGFAARPIGALVFGHYGDRLGRKKLLVLSLLLMGGATFCIGLLPTHAAIGSAAPVLLTVLRLVQGFALGGEWGGAVLLVSEHGDAERRGFWASWPQTGAPAGQLLATGVLAALTALMSDAAFLAWGWRIPFLLSGVLVMVGLWIRLSVDESPVFKAALAQASARKATSEKAERMPLVAVMRHHWRDVLIAMGARMAENISYYVITAFILVYATIEADLSRQTALNAVLVASAVHFVVIPLWGALSDRIGRRPVYLIGAVGVGLWMFPFFALIDTRSFGNLLLAITVGLVFHGAMYAPQAAFFSEMFATRMRYSGASIGAQFSSVAAGAPAPLIATALLDHYGNSTPIALYVIAAALLTMVAILCAKETRNRDLSDIGAEHGKASDAQAAVPADARSV
- a CDS encoding M23 family metallopeptidase, with the protein product MSRAKTVLRRTAVMAGALMTAAAVTMTGASTAAAVDYYYELPYPAGEAYTVTQGPEGTYSHTGPYNEYAWDFGLPANYEVSAAQAGTIVHSNWSPYWQNGIEVIIRHSNGQCTHYAHLNRSFYEPGDWVPQGRIVGWSGSTGASTAPHLHFQVINCNTRVGLPATLQGWTPYTGTRPVSVNSYA
- a CDS encoding type 2 lanthipeptide synthetase LanM family protein; its protein translation is MAAEAGRMRDGASLSAAGRWWEAGLVCGEEGGERPDWAALAEEVSDTAPEKAVAPAGEYPGLSGFEWVLRPFTVCAAERLERGVSEQARRLVDMTAVRGDLERQLSGRLARAAARTLVLELHEARTAGRLDGEDTHARFRDFLGRTASRSGLAALLADRPVLARIVGRAALDAADALAEALERLADDHALLTTGLLKDSGAGPGLLTGIEPGAGDGHQGGRSVMLLRFADGTRLVYKPRPLAAHRHFNALVTWFSRQPGSVDLRTLRLLDRGTYGWVEFVAAHSCVRAADVEMFYRRQGALLALLHLLDGTDLHHENLIAVGPHPVLVDVETLFHPPLPGAATEDPAARALHDSVYRVGLLPQLLVGDDSAMDVSAVGGGREAVSPVARADWDDAGTDRMRLVRRAGTFGESANRPHLEGGEPVEPGAHIEALCAGFRAGYTAISSARDELLHESGPLRAFAEDTVRVVMRPTWVYGTLLDESTHPGLLKDADARQRVLETLRTEVFGPLLVPGLVDEEIAQLWAGDVPLFTARPGGDRLWGAPQRPTAGRADRPGLARVEAKLTALNTVDRQDQEWIVRAAMSTTSRTPAHRPAAGRRARTADRAPEPERLLSAARSVGDQLVSLAYREGARSNWIGLELLDDRYWRIGPMPADLAGGYTGPALFLAQLAALTGAAHYAEAARTALAPVPGLLDALRARPTDLGAVGSGAFSGLGGIAYALAGAARLLDDPEVGSWASAMLPLVGAAASAEGELGVGSGVAGGLAVLLATHRDGVGTGEAGQEAWRAARVCADRLAAVDPTSLRRDFTTGAAGVGWALLRYAEAEAEGGAGTGGEAAERYRVAGLSALRVAVGGWTDGEPGPDGGRGPDGGPEAGRGAPGRGHGGAPAHAPAGEEEDGARASAWCRGRAGVALAVLDAPGALEDPQLAAWSRGTAEELGRDRAVPDDSLCHGEAGLCELLGHGALPEARPHWIRRAGALLASVEETGARSGAPDGVAHPGLLTGLAGIGHGLLRAGFPDSVPSVLLLGPSGPGPDPKDAPPWALSATGLPAR